The proteins below come from a single Acidobacteriota bacterium genomic window:
- a CDS encoding LacI family transcriptional regulator, translating to MAKSKDGNKGKRDVAGKRHAVRTLSLKALAEHLNLSPATVSLVINRAKAAAAIPEETQKRIFQAAKDLNYRPNFYARSLRMQRSFTIGILHPDLSDYVALLTSGIEDYLMREGYFYFAAGHRNNPELIEEYPLIMLDRSVEGIIAIDTPITHSLPLPVVIVAGHRNLDGVTNVILDHRRAAELALGHLVRMGHREIAFMKGPKVSSDTEVRWQSICEVAKNLDLEMKPSLCVEMEFSTPFPDMGYPVVQRLLASGERFTALFAFNDVSAIGAIRALRDAGLEVPGSVAVVGFDDIPSAAYNTPSLTTIRQPLRRMGEIAARTLLDRLRNKGTFPNEVAVEPELVIRESTTTRLRPSAPPPSESVQASAISND from the coding sequence ATGGCCAAATCCAAAGACGGCAATAAGGGCAAACGAGATGTCGCCGGTAAGAGGCATGCCGTTCGTACGCTTAGCCTGAAGGCCCTCGCAGAACACCTAAACCTTTCTCCGGCAACGGTTTCGCTTGTGATAAACCGCGCCAAAGCGGCAGCGGCTATCCCGGAGGAAACGCAAAAGCGCATTTTTCAGGCGGCCAAGGACTTGAATTACCGTCCCAACTTCTATGCTCGCTCCCTGCGCATGCAGCGTTCGTTCACAATTGGGATTCTCCACCCCGATCTTTCTGATTACGTTGCTCTTTTGACTAGCGGCATTGAGGACTACCTCATGCGGGAAGGCTATTTTTACTTCGCCGCCGGCCACCGCAATAACCCGGAGTTAATCGAGGAGTATCCGCTCATCATGCTCGACCGGTCAGTTGAGGGCATCATTGCCATTGATACCCCGATTACGCATTCACTTCCTTTGCCGGTGGTCATTGTGGCAGGTCATCGCAATCTCGACGGCGTTACCAACGTGATTCTTGATCATCGGCGCGCTGCGGAACTCGCGCTTGGCCATCTTGTTCGCATGGGACATCGCGAGATCGCGTTTATGAAGGGACCAAAAGTCAGCTCCGACACGGAAGTTCGCTGGCAAAGCATCTGCGAGGTCGCCAAAAACCTCGATCTCGAGATGAAGCCGTCCTTGTGCGTCGAAATGGAATTCAGTACCCCGTTTCCCGATATGGGATATCCAGTTGTGCAGAGACTTCTCGCCAGTGGTGAACGCTTCACCGCGTTGTTCGCATTTAATGACGTCTCTGCCATCGGAGCGATTCGCGCGCTCCGCGACGCAGGACTGGAAGTTCCGGGCAGCGTAGCCGTCGTAGGTTTCGATGATATTCCCAGCGCGGCTTATAACACTCCGAGCCTGACAACAATCCGTCAGCCTTTGCGTCGCATGGGCGAAATCGCCGCCCGCACTCTGCTCGATCGTCTTCGCAACAAAGGAACATTCCCAAACGAGGTCGCTGTAGAGCCCGAGCTGGTGATTCGTGAATCCACCACCACACGGTTGCGGCCTTCGGCGCCACCGCCATCAGAGAGTGTTCAGGCATCTGCAATCAGTAATGATTAG